In Cryptococcus gattii WM276 chromosome A, complete sequence, one genomic interval encodes:
- a CDS encoding uncharacterized protein (Similar to TIGR gene model, INSD accession AAW41015.1) produces MAQSSSDDNVWEERWAQGRTLFDQSAAHPAFVKFLKSDTASELGVPKSGKALVPGCGRGYDVHLLASTGLDATGLDLAPTGVEAARRWIGSQPSTSGKTDVVVQDFFTYHPSEKFDVIYDYTFLCALPPSLRSEWARQTTQLANIATNTNPILITLMYPLLPTARSGGPPFALSEEIYEELLKGQGWKMVWSEDIKEPTRMVGAPGGEKLAVWQRI; encoded by the exons ATGGCGCAGAGTTCTAGCGACGATAATGTCTGGGAAGAACGTTG GGCTCAAGGAAGGACACTGTTCGACCAATCTGCCGCCCATCCAGCTTTTGTTAAGTTCCTAAAGTCAGATACCGCGAGCGAGTTAGGTGTACCGAAGAGTGGGAAAGCACTGGTCCCGGGGTGTGGTAGG GGCTATGACGTCCACCTCCTTGCCAGTACAGGTCTTGATGCTACAGGCTTGGATCTTGCCCCCACTGGAGTCGAAGCTGCAAGACG CTGGATAGGATCACAGCCTAGTACATCCGGCAAGACTGATGTAGTGGTTCAAGACTTCTTTACATACCACCCATCAGAGAAGTTCGATGTCATCTATGACTATAC CTTCTTGTGTGCCCTTCCGCCATCTCTCCGATCCGAATGGGCCCGCCAAACAACTCAACTTGCCAACATCGCTACTAATACAAACCCTATACTCATCACCCTTATGTACCCCCTCCTACCGACTGCTCGATCTGGTGGCCCGCCATTTGCACTCTCGGAGGAAATTTACGAGGAGTTACTGAAGGGGCAGGGATGGAAAATGGTTTGGAGTGAAGATATTAAAGAGCCAACAAGGATGGTTGGGGCACCTGGTGGAGAGAAGTTAGCAGTGTGGCAAAGGATTTAG
- a CDS encoding Hypothetical Protein (Similar to TIGR gene model, INSD accession AAW41017.1) — protein MSLPGEYPYTRLAECGPNHPRPEDDWESSDSDSPRHLATRGMYTPSTPLRAGRPANSNASVYTSRQSRRQGPRRRIDARPATPRRRRPASRTPERNAPILVTSLSYLLTPVRLILYPIQIVCFPVFAHLINGFILVALATLAGYVIIHRLPGWITGLLSNMLSYVFKSSCLDIPRLGDLSKDVMGFSARALATPSCALTGLFCAHSLFTTSHSSTTTQEASDTIGTTARPFWKWLAPQPKEEIDVGLVAQGLTKRVKWARNIFDSVKLLGEEHVIDPLDPVRIWQIGAMMTYGTQQDMGVGEQVIKLGDYSRDLMDQLSFIDSTSVDKFSWIQWEFSRLLLSLSSTHPPSPSQLSKTLHHLLYRITSTLDTLHSLTSQSTIHATRASALGREVWLKLQSLQRDHQMELDEAPAWRRGALGEAVSRGKRALVGGPLSRGEIMKRNLMVTQETIKTISSLVRALENTRRTIMGFRDQIGMFDASIMGFHLAAGAEEEEGGLGLGPEEELRILGEVINGFGTAVGQEKLRWEIGDTYRGGTEFLEIAK, from the exons ATGTCATTACCAGGTGAATATCCTTATACTCGTCTAGCTGAATGTGGGCCAAACCATCCGCGTCCCGAGGATGACTGGGAATCTTCAGATTCTGATTCTCCTCGTCATTTGGCCACTCGAGGAATGTACACGCCGTCAACGCCCTTACGCGCCGGCCGTCCAGCAAATTCCAATGCTTCCGTCTATACTTCAAGACAATCTCGGCGTCAAGGACCTCGGCGACGGATAGATGCTCGACCAGCCACGCCACGACGGCGTCGGCCAGCCTCCCGCACACCCGAACGTAATGCTCCGATTCTTGTTACCTCCCTCTCCTATCTCCTCACACCTGTTCGTCTAATCCTGTACCCTATCCAGATAGTCTGCTTCCCCGTCTTCGCACACTTAATCAATGGTTTCATACTTGTTGCCCTCGCTACTCTAGCTGGGTATGTGATTATACACCGTTTGCCGGGCTGGATTACAGGCCTCCTCTCCAATATGCTGAGCTATGTTTTCAAGTCTTCTTGTTTAGATATACCGAGGCTTGGGGACTTAAGCAAGGATGTCATGGGTTTCTCGGCACGAGCACTTGCTACACCTTCATGTGCGCTCACCGGCCTTTTCTGCGCCCACTCCCTTTTCACCACTTCCCACTCCTCAACCACGACTCAAGAAGCTTCTGACACTATCGGAACTACGGCACGTCCCTTTTGGAAATGGCTTGCCCCACAGCCAAAAGAGGAGATAGATGTAGGCCTAGTGGCCCAAGGGCTGACGAAAAGAGTTAAATGGGCTAGGAATATATTCGATAGCGTGAAACTGTTGGGAGAAGAGCATGTTATTGATCCTCTGGATCCCGTCAG GATATGGCAGATAGGAGCGATGATGACTTATGGGACGCAGCAGGATATGGGGGTTGGCGAGCAGGTCATAAAG CTGGGTGACTACTCGCGTGACTTGATGGATCAACTTTCCTTCATCGACTCTACCAGCGTCGATAAATTCAGCTGGATCCAATGGGAG TTTTCTCGTCTACTCCTCTCActctcctccacccatCCCCCCTCACCCTCACAGCTCTCCAAAACCCTACATCACCTCCTTTATCGCATTACCTCCACCCTCGACACCCTTCACTCCCTCACCTCTCAATCTACCATTCATGCCACCCGCGCATCTGCCCTAGGAAGGGAAGTATGGCTCAAATTACAATCCCTCCAGCGCGATCACCAAATGGAGCTTGATGAGGCCCCCGCTTGGAGACGAGGTGCCTTAGGGGAAGCTGTTAGTCGAGGAAAACGCGCACTGGTTGGAGGCCCTCTGAGTAGAGGGGAGATAATGAAGAGGAATTTGATGGTAACGCAAGAGACCATAAAGACAATAAGTAGCCTGGTGAGGGCTTTGGAGAATACGAGGCGGACCATTATGGGGTTTAGGGATCAGATAGGGATGTTCGATGCGTCGATTATGGGGTTTCATTTAGCAGCCGGtgcagaagaggaggaaggcgGTTTGGGACTGGGGCCGGAAGAAGAACTGAGGATTTTGGGGGAGGTGATTAATGGGTTTGGCACGGCTGTCGGACAAGAAAAGCTGCGCTGGGAGATAGGAGATACCTACCGAGGAGGGACGGAGTTTTTGGAAATTGCGAAATGA